The following proteins are co-located in the Flavobacterium sp. CECT 9288 genome:
- the hemA gene encoding glutamyl-tRNA reductase — protein sequence MENNNTSKHQYFYAVGLSYKKADAEIRGKFSLDGVAKTRLLEQAKNEGIESLIVTSTCNRTEIYGFAEHPFQLIKLICENSQGSVESFQKVGFVYKNQEAISHLFRVGTGLDSQILGDFEIIAQIKSSFSQSKGLGLANAFLERLVNSVIQASKKIKTDTEISSGATSVSFAAVQYIIKNVEDIGNKNILLFGTGKIGRNTCENLVKHTKNEHITLINRTKEKAEKLAGKLNLIVKDYSELHLELQKADVVVVATGAQNPTIDKAILNLKKPLLILDLSIPKNAHENVEELDGVTLIHMDYLSQLTDETLENRKKHIPAAEAIIEEIKEEFITWTKGRKFAPTINALKAKLNAIKASELDFQSKKISNFNEEQAEIISNRIIQKITTHFANHLKDDNTMVDESIEWIEKVFKIGATAK from the coding sequence ATGGAAAACAATAACACATCAAAGCATCAATATTTTTACGCGGTTGGGTTAAGCTACAAGAAAGCCGATGCAGAGATCAGAGGGAAGTTTAGTTTAGATGGTGTTGCAAAAACTCGTTTGTTAGAGCAAGCTAAGAATGAAGGAATAGAGAGTTTAATAGTTACTTCAACCTGTAACCGTACTGAAATTTATGGTTTTGCAGAACATCCATTTCAATTGATCAAATTGATTTGTGAGAACAGTCAAGGTTCAGTTGAATCCTTTCAAAAGGTAGGATTTGTTTATAAAAATCAAGAAGCCATTAGTCATTTATTTCGAGTGGGAACGGGTCTTGATAGTCAGATTTTGGGAGATTTTGAAATTATTGCTCAAATCAAATCCAGTTTTTCACAGTCAAAAGGATTGGGCTTAGCCAATGCTTTTTTGGAACGATTGGTCAATTCTGTCATTCAAGCTAGTAAAAAAATAAAAACCGATACCGAGATAAGTTCCGGAGCTACATCAGTTTCTTTTGCGGCAGTGCAATACATTATCAAAAATGTTGAAGACATTGGTAACAAAAACATTTTACTTTTTGGTACGGGAAAAATTGGTAGAAATACCTGTGAAAACCTAGTAAAGCATACTAAAAACGAACACATAACCTTAATCAATAGAACCAAAGAAAAGGCAGAAAAACTGGCTGGAAAATTAAATCTTATTGTTAAGGATTACTCAGAATTACATCTTGAATTACAAAAAGCGGATGTTGTTGTGGTTGCCACCGGTGCACAAAATCCAACAATTGACAAAGCGATTTTGAATTTGAAAAAACCACTGTTGATTTTAGATTTGTCAATTCCAAAAAATGCACATGAAAACGTGGAAGAACTGGATGGAGTGACCTTAATTCATATGGATTATTTGTCACAGTTGACAGATGAAACTTTGGAAAACAGAAAAAAACACATTCCAGCTGCCGAAGCGATTATCGAAGAAATTAAGGAAGAGTTCATCACTTGGACCAAAGGCAGAAAGTTTGCGCCAACAATTAATGCCTTGAAAGCAAAATTGAACGCAATAAAAGCATCTGAACTTGATTTTCAAAGCAAGAAAATATCTAACTTCAATGAAGAACAAGCGGAAATAATAAGCAACCGCATTATCCAAAAAATTACAACCCATTTTGCCAATCATTTAAAAGATGATAACACCATGGTGGATGAAAGTATTGAATGGATTGAGAAAGTTTTTAAAATAGGAGCAACGGCTAAATAA
- the hemC gene encoding hydroxymethylbilane synthase codes for MVNKTIRIGTRDSELALWQAHTVQNKLNDLGYKTEIVAVKSQGDIILDKPLYELGITGIFTKTLDVAMINGDVDIAVHSMKDVPTALPHGIVQAAVLERANTLDILVHKGNLDFLNQTGTIATGSLRRQAQWLNKYPIHTVVDLRGNVNSRMKKLQESDWSGAVFAAAGLERINLKPEDYIDLDWMIPAPAQGAMLVVAMANDEYSRQALHELNDIDTEICTHIERQFLKTLEGGCTAPIGALAVFVEDDIVFKGVLFSIDGKEKIEVERTVPMQEWKKLGYFCAQEILENGGVALMKSIKEKLKK; via the coding sequence ATTGTGAACAAAACGATACGCATAGGAACCCGTGATAGTGAACTCGCACTCTGGCAAGCCCACACAGTTCAAAATAAGTTAAACGATTTAGGATACAAAACTGAAATTGTAGCCGTAAAATCGCAAGGCGATATCATTCTTGATAAGCCTCTTTATGAATTAGGAATAACCGGAATTTTTACCAAAACACTCGATGTTGCTATGATTAATGGCGATGTGGATATTGCGGTACATTCTATGAAAGATGTTCCAACTGCATTACCACACGGAATTGTTCAAGCAGCCGTTCTCGAAAGAGCCAATACACTCGATATTTTAGTACACAAAGGCAATCTCGATTTTTTAAATCAAACCGGTACCATTGCCACAGGCAGTTTGCGCCGTCAAGCACAATGGCTTAATAAATATCCTATTCATACTGTTGTTGATTTGCGCGGAAATGTAAATTCACGCATGAAAAAGCTGCAAGAAAGCGATTGGAGTGGAGCTGTATTTGCAGCAGCAGGGCTAGAAAGAATTAATCTTAAACCAGAAGACTATATTGATCTTGATTGGATGATTCCCGCACCAGCCCAAGGAGCTATGCTGGTTGTAGCTATGGCAAATGATGAGTATTCTAGACAGGCATTGCACGAACTTAATGATATTGATACTGAAATTTGTACCCACATTGAAAGACAATTTCTTAAAACTTTAGAAGGTGGTTGTACAGCGCCCATTGGTGCTTTAGCCGTTTTTGTAGAAGACGATATTGTTTTTAAAGGTGTTTTGTTTTCTATTGATGGAAAAGAAAAAATCGAAGTAGAAAGAACCGTTCCGATGCAAGAATGGAAAAAGTTGGGGTACTTTTGCGCACAAGAAATTCTTGAAAATGGTGGTGTAGCGTTGATGAAATCTATAAAAGAGAAATTAAAAAAATAA